The genomic segment CATTCCCATTGTACGCTGTGACCTTCTTTCTATCTCCATATTGTCACgcctttcatctttttatttttatttttttatgtctaATTAGTTTATCGTCAgataaaatacaatttttttttgcaaatattttcttttatttatataataacTAATCATAGGAGATCATTTTTGCTGTATTGGGTTAAATGCGGAGGGTACAACTGTATCATTCCGGTTAGGACACGTGGGATAAAGAACAAATCGTAAGGTGAGTCAGGATTACTACCATCGGTGGTGGCAGCATGGTACCGGAAGAGTGACCAGACGGGTGGTGGAGTGTAACAGCTCCAGAAGAACTCCAACGGTCTTCCATTATAAGTCAGTCCAAGCGTTACAGATTCGGTGCAATCATGCTTTATGGCCCTCATCCTTGTTCATTATTGCCGTCTATTTAAAGCTCATTATAAGCAGGGGCGTAATACATGGAATATGCGCCCCTAACTCTTAGTATAATTGGGGATTGTCACTTCCATTGTAAAGGACAcgaaatataatataatatactcAGTTCCACTACAAATTCTTTGCTtagctttttttctttattgtgtTCATATTAAGTTCTGGTGCCACGTCGAGACCTAAATAAAGGAAGACGTCTGGGCCAATCGATTACTGCCCAAGCTTTCCCTTTATTTCTTGCTTATTCTCGCGTGTTTACATTATTTCTATATTAACAGTCTAATCTTACTAGTTACTCTGATCTACGTATCCCTGACCACGTCTATAAATTCAACTGAACCGTTTTATGGGTAAATATTTGCAACATTGCTAACTTCTGGAAAGCCACCCTTGTGTTTATTTGATTTCACCTTAGCCTATGTTGGTTTCCTGGAAATTGCCTCCTCTTGCAGTCACCtttgtttatttaattttattttctgcATGCACCACTTTGAATGACTACTGCATCTAGAAGATTTACCCCCCCAACAACTGCAGCCACTCATGAAACCAATTCCTTATTGAATATTGAGGTTTTGTGATCCACCAAATTATCttctatttaattttttctgtAATTAATACTTTACATTTGAGTTTACTTTTATATTGGTTGAAAGCTTATTCCTTCGATCAGATTTATTCTGGTTAAAATGAAGCGTATACTACTTTTTGGATGTCCTTGTTCAAGACTTTAATTAATCGAGTTTTCCTTTTCAAAATGTTATTATCTTGGTCCGATGTGACTAGACATGAATTCCTCAGGAAAAACTTAGCTCTCAGAAGTATTTTTGACTTTAACAGCTTCGATTAATTCTCTTGGACAGAAAACTAAATAGTTTATGGAAACCACTAATTATGATTTAATTTTCAGATCCCGAATTCAAGCCAAACCATATTTCCAACCAAATATAAAGCAAAAAGGGCCATTAAAAAATGAGTAGATCCCACTTTATTACCCCCTTAACATTTAAGGGTTGGAAAACGATACCCCCTCCACATTTTAAATAGGAATTAAACTCCCTTATGTAGCATTTTCCGGTGAGATTTTCCTTTCTTCATAAAAAACTCCTTTTTTCTACTATTTAAATATCAAATAGctcttattttattaatatataccTTCACATCCAAAGGAATATAAGACCATTAGCTATAATATTGCTTTGATATCTATATAataaaaactaaatatttttacCTAAATAAAAACCTACAAAATTTGTTGCGCACCTTCTCTTCAGCATAAATGAGGTCCAACAAGGATTTTTGATGTTtttaacttcttcttcttcttcttcctttttttttttttttttcaacataaaaatttagccaaaaaaatgaagtttaattaacaagaatatgTCAAATGCAAAAGTTGGTTTAGTTGtttttccgaacaccctgaTTGAAAATCTTGAATCTGCCACCAGTGGTTTGAAGTCATATATCCTATGCACCCTGAACAATCAAACTAAAAGGTGacattttcctttttgattgttgtaagttGGACCTTATTTTTTAGCTAAAATTTTATGTTGAATATGCtggggagaaaaaaaaaaaatctaagccGCATATTTTGTACGTTCTTGTTTAGATAAATATATTTTGACTTTTATTATATAgatattatggaaaaattatatataatggTCTTATATTTCTCTGGATACGAAGGGACatattaataaataatagtTACGTTtgtattttaattctagaaaaaaagatctttatgcaaaataagaaaaatctcACCGGAAAATATTACTTAAGGAGGTTATCGTTCTCATTCAAAATGTGAAGGGGGTATTGTTTTCCAACTCTTAAATGTTGGAGGGGTAAAGTGCAATTTActccaaaaaatatttaataactaAAGTGATACATATGATATCAAGTAATTCCAAAGCACGTGTTACAAAGCTTAGCATTCAGTAGAAAGGAATAATAACACAATATTACTACTAAAATAAGTATGTTTTAACAAAATAAATCAAAACAAGAGGCGACTTAAGTATTTCAAATCACACGAGAAGTAGTATTGCgtgttgtagaaaaaaaaatttagtcgACAAGTTTTTGAGGCTGTTTTTCTCTCGTTGAATTGTCAATGTATATCTAGTTCACATgatgagaaaatgagaaatttaaaaaagagaaagaagattaTTCAACAgaaatataaaacatatttaAACCCACGTGACACTCACGTGTCAATAAGGAGCCCGGCTAAGGGGGCGGCAGGTGGGTCATGATCGACTACCCCTAACTGTAGCATGTACCACAGTACAAGTCATTTACTTTGACCAGCCAAATTTATGTATTACTAGTACTAGTATAAATTTAAAGTATGATCCAATGTTTTTATTCTTCTCTTCTTCCCAAGTCTTTAATCTACATAAGCTTTTCAAAAAGTACTCTTCACTTTGTCTCTCCTCCTCTctactttctttttattttgtatgGGCATGAGTGATACCATGCCAAACCCCACCAATTGGGTACAATTCTACCAACAAGGCCAACCTCAAGGATCGCCACAGACCACTATGTTCTCTGACGGACGTGTCTCTGATGCCACGGTTGTCACCACCACTGCCACCTCCATAATCAGTACTCCAGATCATCACCACGGACCATCTGATGGCCGTGTTTCCAAGCCTATAAGACGACGATCTAGGGCTTCACGACGAACACCAACCACCGTGTTGAACACTGACACGGCTAATTTCCGTGCTATGGTTCAGCAGTTCACTGGTGGCCCTATTGCATCACAAGGGACCTACTTAGGTTTCggttccaataatattcatcATCAGCAAATTGTGAACTCAGTTACTACTGCAAATTCGGGTGcttacaataataataatattcagtTTCAGCAAACACTGCCACAAAATCAATTGCCTTATATGTTCAGCTCATTGGGTACTAGTAGTCGTCCTCCATCAGTTGTTCAAGGTCGTGCTGATAATTTTATCCATAGGGCTACTACGTTGGTATCTCCTAGTGAGAGTGGATCTTCACCTTCTAATGAGAACAAGTCTGAAAATAACTTCATGTTCTGATTAATTAATCTGATCACACAGATTAATTTTCATCTGTTTATTTTTGGCAACTTTCAACTTCGGCGGCTTGGGTCACTTATAATTTTATGCGACTTTGTGATTCCGTCgctttcttgtttttttgttCTAATTTTTCACTTAGTGATGAACACTTGTGTACATAACTCCTGACAAAGAGCAAGATCCTCGCTGCTTCCTTTGATTTTACTTTTACATAGTATACTATTTAAATCTGTTTACATGTATTTCCTTGTCTTtgatatgtaatttttttttgatttctttatttatttccttTCGACGAAATACTGTTATTTGGAGTAATAGAGGTTTTATATATAGTCATTTCAAAgggaattctttttttttctttctatgtgCGCCATTTTTACCATGCggtacgtatataatttctataatgtagagaatgttgaaaaaatatttgttaatatctcaaaaataattttcatatcGTCAATTGATACTACTTTAATGGCTTACAATTATGATAAGAATTGGCTGTTGCCTAACGTTTATTTCCAGCCATTCAATGGCATTGATTAAgcattatttcttatttatttttacaattGAATTCATAGCCTTTATGGCTTTTTATCGCAGATTGTCAATTTTCTTCTTTGGGATTTACACTGTATATACTATCTTATGTATGGTCATCTAGAGAGTGAAAAAACCAAGAAACAAACTTTCCTCTTCCGATTTTCTTTTTGTAGtgttgggtttttcttttggttaaatttttgtTAGATTTGGCACAGTACAGTCTTTGGAAGAGTTTGTTAATCCAGGGATACACCCATATCATATCGGGTAAATATCTTTAAGGATAGTACCTTTAATTGACGCCTCGTTTATGTGAATTCGTTAAAGTGATCGTGATCGaatattttccgtaagatttccaaaTGAATATAATAACTGGACCATCAAATTCAGCAAGCTATAACTGCCGAATTAGAATCAATAGCCTACTAAGACGATCAGTTCATATAatctctatttcaatttatgtgacaattTGGAACGACACATTTCTAAAATTGAAACAATAACTCtacactttttattttactcTTAATAAGAATTTTTTATAGCCACATAAACATTATGACATGGTTAAAGTCACAATTTCAATAGTTTTATGACCACACAAAACATAggatattatgatatgtttgaggcaacaaaaaaagattttatttttttaaacttcgaGTCAATTCAAACTATGCGGACGATACATCATCATTACTAGCATTTGGTTCATTTTCAGTTCAAAAGATCCTATAAAAGCACATAGCTGGTGTGAAATAAAGTACCTAAATTAGATGAAAAAGGACGAAAATTCTTCTAGATAATGTTAATTACTTTTGCCAGGCTTCCGCTCATATAAGAAGAAACTAAATATGTGAGtccatttcatcatatcaaatttCCTTGAACTCACATAACCGTTATATCCTGGATTAATCCTCCTCTCCCCAaactttaaattaaaaaaacctCCCAAAGCAGAGATTTTTTTCAGAATATCAGGTAAATTAAGGCATGGAATACATGCAtagacaaaacaaaaaatacaaGGAATACTGACTCATGAAATATtcagtttcttttgtttttgcttcttgttccataagaaaaaacataaagaaagaGAGAACAAAAGGATGTTCAATAAAGGGAAGCGGGTCTGCGGGGGCACACCGCACACTTTCTCTTATTTGGCGAAAATTCAACTTAGAAAAGGATGGCATGcgtggagaaagaaaaaaaaggaactaaCTAGTACTgaataaagaaggaaaacgaTACAGACAGGTGAcgatatttaatataatatatttaaacTGAATTAGATGTTTTTAACAATAACATACTTGGTGTGATCCCATGAATAGAATGTAGGCGGAAGGTAGAGTATACACAATGATTTTACATGATACATGCATATAAGTATGTGAgtgtaaaatattaaaatttcatgtataaataGTATATTCTGAAATCATAATAAGCACAAAATATCTGATTATAAGAACTAATTAAAAGTTGCACcctttaaatttaaattcaGAATTTACCTTGAAAAGAAATAAGGCATGTGGAGTGAGAGATTGGGATGGAAAGAGGCCAGAGGGGTTGTATGGGAGCTTAGTAGGTCCCACTCAACGTGTAAAGCAGAAAATGAGAGTACTACTGACTTGACAAAGTCAATTTTCCACACTCCctaatcttgttttctttatGTAATCCCACTAATTCGCATTGCTCCTATTTGTTTGGTAAGAGTTTCTACGGCTAGTCTATTTCTTTAGATTCCTTTTGGCACAAAGAAGAGCACTTCAGGATATATATTTGGCCTTCGGTAAAATCGGTAACATGTAATGATAGGATAGTTGTATATACATAAAGTTAGCAGCATGTAGAGATCAGTCACTGAGATACAGTGGTGCGGTTTTACTGATAACTGTTGGTCGTAAATTATGTAGTACTCCATCCGTCACAATTTTATTGtctacttttctttttgggacatCCCAAAAAGAAtactctttttatatttagtaagttgacaattcaaatatcatacatgacaagtttataaccacaagactcaaaggacattttagtacattaaacacatctttaatttaggatcaTAAAATCCAAAAGTCTCTCTTTATTATTTAAACTCCGCGCCTAGctaaactaagacacttaaattaggacggagggagtagtaattaGAAAACCAACTAGAATTATGGTGGAGTAGTAAGTATTCCTTCATCCTTAACTAGAGGTCTGCGGTTTGAGTCTCCCGGGTAGAGATCTAGTCGCATTTGTTAGGGAGAAACTTATCCCCCAATGTTGGATTTTCCGACGCGAATCCGAATCTTATCGGCCCCAATGTGAACACCAGACCTCGGGTGGAAaccaaacaaaaataattagaGACATAATGTTCACATGTTAGGTAGGAGAGATTATTTAAATGCGTTATTTTGCTTTACTCTTATCACGATCCAGTTCGtgaatcgtgatggcacctacatTGTCCCTCCAagtaggcgaaccattcccaaatcattttagtcatttataagaattatgcgGAAATAAATAATGATTTAGCTAACagattcaaattatataaatgatTAGTGCAGAAGTAATAATAACCCCAAAATTTGgtctggactagtacaagagccactattacATAGATACAAGTCTGATAGAAAGTAcaaatctcaaaatatcaatactGTCTCAGGATTACAAAGTAGACATTTAAATACAAAGAAGAGTCTCCGGGTTGCGGATCTAGCCCAAAGCTCACCCTGCAATCTTTGTCAAGTAGACTCAGATCACTCTCGAGGACGGAAACTGGAATTAGTAATGTACTGCACTCGAAAAGAAGAGTACAAAAGAAAAGTAAGCATCGtgacaaacaacaagtactggtaggtatcataggccgaaaaTAATTAGTTCGCATATATGAAGAAATTAATCAAGAAGTGGGGAGATAGGCAATCAAGCATACTtacaaattacattatcttAATAATCAAGGACTTCCACCCACACATACGTCATATAGAAACTCACTTTCCAAGTCATAAGCCGAGGTCAAGCTTCTAATCCACAAACCTGTCGAGTCTCAATAGTCTCAAATCGATAATCACGAATCCAAGTTTTGAACCTATACAGAGTCACCAATCTACTATCTGGTCCAGTTCATAATCAGATCTATGACACAACAATGGTGCAAACAATCCATACCAAATCAGAAATAAAGAGTCATATGACGATGAAGgatga from the Lycium ferocissimum isolate CSIRO_LF1 chromosome 11, AGI_CSIRO_Lferr_CH_V1, whole genome shotgun sequence genome contains:
- the LOC132037933 gene encoding VQ motif-containing protein 22-like produces the protein MGMSDTMPNPTNWVQFYQQGQPQGSPQTTMFSDGRVSDATVVTTTATSIISTPDHHHGPSDGRVSKPIRRRSRASRRTPTTVLNTDTANFRAMVQQFTGGPIASQGTYLGFGSNNIHHQQIVNSVTTANSGAYNNNNIQFQQTLPQNQLPYMFSSLGTSSRPPSVVQGRADNFIHRATTLVSPSESGSSPSNENKSENNFMF